The genomic DNA GCGTTGAGAGTCTGCTGACAACTCAGAACCATCTACATGCCCAAACCCCCAGCTGACAATTAACGTAGAGTCCACACCGTTTTCAACCAACATGTCTTTTACATGGCTTGCACGAAGCTGACTTATTCGTTGATTAGCATCTACTGATCCTTGACTGTCTGCAAACCCTACTATTAATAGTTCGAAGGCAGGGAAACCATAGTCAGTATGTAAACTGTTCAATTGCTTTAAGTTTTTTACCAATCTTAATAATTCAACCTGACTTTCTTGGGTCAGCGCTAATGAACTTGGTAAAAAGTAGAATGAAACACTCCCTACCTCTTGAATCAATTGCTGGTATTGGTCGGATTGAGTAATGCTTGCTTTTGCCAAATTTTCAGCTTGCAAAATAGTGACATCAGAAAAGTCTACACGGTTATAAAAGTCGTTAAATTCTGCGCTACTCATAATTTTTTTTAAACTCTCTTGTGAAATTATTCCAGAAAGCCTTAATTCACCATTTTGCTCAAAAGCTTTAACCTGATCAAAATTACTCAAGAGTGTTTGAATACTTTCGCTTACATCTACACTTTCAACACTGCCAGCGTTCTCAGGCAATTGAAAATAGACAATTTGCTCATCTAGGGAGAGTTGCATCAGATCGCTGGAAATATCTTTCGACACGGATGAAACTAATCGCGACATAGGATCCCTAAGTAGTGAACCTGTTATAAGATCCCCAGCCCTTTCATGGCTAACCAAGGCATAGCCAGGTTCTAATTTAAGTATTGTTATAATCCGTTGATACTCCTGACTATATATGTACTGAGTATAAACACTATTAACTATAAGCCCTACGGTAATTAATAACACCACAATTGCAGCGAACGGAATTTTTGGCTTTTTTTCAACTTCGAGAGCTTGTGATAAAAGACACGCTTTTAGAATTGTGTGTGTCTCAGAAAAAGGATCGAGATCACCATTGAAAGTCTCGATCTCTTGAGCAAATCCGGCCTGGATTTGCTCAGACGCCTCATCTAACGTTATGCGTACTTGCTCACTAACGATTCCTCTAACCGCTGCGGCTATAATCACATCTGGACCCGCGCTTATATGCAATTGAAATTCACCAAATCGAATCCCTTCGAGTGTACCGGATCTGTCCTGTTCAAAAGAGTCAGTGATAAAATCTAATATTGCTGTGAGCATACTCGAAACAAGCTCAGGGTCTTGAGTTTGTATTTCTGGTTGCGCAACGTGATTTAGTAGAAGACCTGTTTCCCGATGTACTAACAAAACTTGTTCCACTCGGAACTTTAGAGAATTTAGCAATACGTATTGAGCATATGGAATACCTGCTCGGTTTGCTTTGAACCGCCACCAAAAAGATTTAATATTTAAGCTTTGTTCTAAAATACTATTTAAAGACTGAAACATATCCGCTAATGCAACAGATACGGCCCTTCTAACGGCAGGACCCAAAATAGGAAATATAACATTTATAATTCGATTAGGGTTTTCATCAATGGATGTTTTTAGAGCGCTATCTACAATGGGAGCCAAAGAACGAGTAACAGAATCATCCTGCTTGCTTCGCTTTTTAATGGCCTCTGAAACCACGTTAGCGACCCGATCTTCATCACTCTCCTTTGACAACAAAGATTCTAGCGCTTCTTGGTACTCATCACCCAAGACAAGTGATCTTAGTCGATCGACCTCATCTTGTTGACGCGTGTAGTCTTCAATATTTCCAACGGATCCCCGTTCAATTGGCTTCATTGAATACCCACTATTCTTGTAGGCTCTTTACTAGGGATTGGAACAAGTTGGCCAGTTCTTTCCGATCGGTTTTACTTTGAGTTAAGAGTCGAGAAGATTGCTCCAATCGATCTTCCATACCTTTATTCTTCTTCTCCATAATAGCCTTCAAATTTTCGATTTCTTGTTTTAGGCTATTTTTTATTTCGATTTCAGATTTATTATGTGCGACTGCATTAGCCTGCACCAATTCATGAATTTTATTAATCGCACCCTCGACACTTTCGCTATCGGACAGCTGAAGGTCGTGCAATTGTTTCAGCGAATCTGCCTGCTCAGCCAATGAATCTGTGAATTCCGCAGCTTGTGAATCAATGCTAGACTGAAATGTTTTTTCTAGCTCTACTAAACGCTTTTCAATTTCATCACGAAATGCATTTATTTTTACTTCAACTTGACTCAACTGCTCACCAAATAGTAAATTCTGAATCTCTTTTAATTGGTTGCGCTGATTCTCGTTAGGATCAGATTCATTGGGCTGGTTGCTTTTTTCTTTTTTTTGACTTGCCATGCCTTTTACACCTACGTCTATTTATTCCCTCCCTGTAAACCAATACGTCTATAAAATACAGAGAACATCAATTTCTAAGCAATTTGATTCAGTATAGTCACATTTCTATGAACACTGTTAACTCTCAATTCATCACAGAATGCACTATTTAGACAATTTAATACTATTAAGCTGACTTATTATAATCAAAATGACTATTTCAATGATTTTCTGGTGACATCCACTCACATACTAGCGCTGTCATTTGAGGTTTAGTCCTATCAACTTAACAGGGGTTAACAGAACACACCAAATCTATGCCACATTAACTTGAACATTTAGCAATAAAGCTGAATAACTTCTACTATTTGAAAAGCAACTTAACGATTACTGCAAAGCTTAAGGTAAATATTTAATTAACTCGCAATGCCATATGTAAAATCTCTTTGAGTTAAATTTTTAGCGCGCCTCTATCTTGGAAAACATCAACTGCAATGTCTCCTGCCCACGAAAGCGGTTGCAGCTTAGTTGGTAAACGCCGATTAATTGCTTGGCGTTGGTTGGCCATTCTTCTGTGTCAATGTTAAAGGCGATGCCGTCTATTTCTTGTTGGCCGGTTTTTACGACCAGTTTTAAATGCCGCTCTCCTACGATACGTTGAGAGACTATGGTGAATTCGCCATAAAACTGTGGTTCAGGGAAGGCTTGCCCCCAGGGGCCGGCTTGCTCAAGATTTAGGGCTTGATGCAGGTTGAGATCGGTTTCTTGTAGGGGGCCGTCTGTCCATAGATGGGCTTGTAGAGCCTCTGGGTCGGCTAAGGCGTGAATTGATTGCTCGAATAGGCTGCGGAATTCTTCGAGCGATTCTTCTCGTATGGTTAAGCCAGCCGCCATGGCGTGGCCACCAAATTTAATGAGGATGTTTGCATTTTTTTTGCTGACCCAATCTAAAGCGTCGCGCAGGTGCACGCCGGGTATGGATCGGGCGGAGCCCTTTAAGGTGCCGTTATCGGCTGGTGCCATGGCAATGACTGGGCGATGTATTTTTTCTTTCACGCGTGATGCTAGTATGCCTATGACACCTTCGTGCCAATCGTTGTGGCACAGCACCAAGCCAGATGGCGGTGCGCTGATATTAATATCATCTAAGTAGCTTTGTGCATCGGCCACCATCGATTGCTCAATTTGCCGGCGCTCTACATTAAAATCTTGCAGTTGCTGGGCTATTTCTCGGGCTTCGTGATCGTTTTCGGTTAACAAGCATTGCACGCCAATGGTCATGTCGTCTAACCGGCCTGCAGCGTTTAAGCGCGGCCCAACCACAAAGCCCATGTCTAAACTTTTGGCTTGCCGCCAGTCTTTGCCGGCTACGTCGAATAAGGCGCGAATACCTGGGCGGCACTGGCCTTGCCGTATGCGTTTTATACCTTGCTGCACCAGTTTGCGGTTATTGGCATCGAGTGGTACCACATCGGCTACCGACGCCAGTGCCACTAAATCTAACCATTTACCTAAGTTCGGTAACGGTTGTACGCCTTGATCACGTAAGGTTGCTCGCAGTGCGATTAATACGTAAAACATAACCGTGCAACCACAGGCCGCCTTGCTTTCGAAATTACAATTAGGTTGGTTAGGGTTCACTATCGCGTCAGCGTTAGGCAATGTTGCAGCGGCTAGATGATGATCGGTAATTAATACTTTTACGTTTGCGGCCTTGGCTTTAGCTACGCCTTCTAAACTGGCAATGCCGTTATCGACCGTAACGATTAAATCTGGGCTTTGTTGCAACGCTAAATCTACAATTTCAGGCGATAAACCATAGCCATATTCAAATCGGTTCGGCAGTAGGTAATTTACGTTTAACCCCATCTCGGTTAAACCCAGCATGGCTAACGCGGTAGACGTTGCTCCGTCGGTATCGTAATCGCCCACTATCAGCACTTTCCAGTGCTCTGCTTTCGCTTGTTGCAGCAAGTCGGCGGCTTTGTGAATATCTTTTAGGCTTTGCCATGGCAGCAAAGTAGTTAAGGAATCTTCGAGTTGGTTGGCCGATTCTACACCACGGGCAAGGTATAAGCGGTTTAATAAGGGGTTTTGATGAACCTGATGTGATTCATCTGAAGCATGGCGGGTTCGAATCTCAAACCCGCCGATAGAAAGGTTATTTAACTTACTCACTAAAAACGTGTTTTACAACGTAGGCTTGCAACGCGTGTAGCTCGTTGGCAATGACATCGTATCGCTCTTCACGTTCGAACAAGTCGGATAAGTGGTGCGGCAATGCCGGTGTTTCTAACCCTGCTTTTTCAATGGCTTCGGTAAATTTCACCGGGTGTGCGGTACCTAAGGTAATCATGGGTACGTTTGCATCGCGACGGCATTCGCGGGCGGCTTTTACACCAATGGCCGTATGCGGGTCTAGTAGGTAACCGGTATCGTCGTATACTTCTTTTATGGTATCGCAGGTAGTGCTGTCGTTAACGGCGTGGCTATCAAAGGTTTCGCGTACGCTGGCCATTTTTTCTAAATCTAGCTCAACGGTTTCTACGTTCATTTTATCCATTAGGTTTGCTAGTGCCGAACCTTCGCGACCATACACATCAAACAACAAACGCTCAAAGTTAGATGACACCACAATATCCATTGATGGCGATAAGGTGTGCGCTAATGGCAGTTTTTCATATTTATTTTGGCTGATGGTGCGGTGCAAAATATCGTTCTGGTTGGTGGCTACAATGAGCTGCTTAACCGGTAAGCCCATCTTTTTAGCCAAGTAGCCAGCAAAAATATCGCCAAAGTTACCGGTGGGTACTGAGAACGCCATTTCGCGGTCGGGGCCACCTAAGTTTAAGCTGGCGTAAAAATAGTAAACCACCTGCGCCATAATACGCGCCCAGTTGATGGAGTTTACGGCAACTAATCGGCGCTCACCTTTTAAGAATGCTTGGTCCGCAAAACAGGCCTTAACCATGCTTTGGCAATCGTCAAAGTTACCTTCAACGGCCAAGTTAAAAACGTTATCGCCTTTAATGGTGGTCATTTGTTTGCGCTGCACTTCCGAGACACGGTTGTTCGGGTGCATGATAAAAATATCTAGGTGGTCGCTGTGTTTGCAGCCTTCAATGGCGGCTGAACCGGTATCACCCGATGTTGCGCCAATGATCACGGCTTTTTCATTACGCTTGGTCAACACATGGTCTAACAAACGGCCAAGCAACTGCAGCGCAAAGTCTTTAAACGCCAGTGTAGGGCCTTGGAATAGCTCTAACACGTATTCGTTATGATCTAATTGTGCTAACGGCGCAACGGCTTTATGACCAAAACCAGCGTAAGTTTCTGTGAGCATAGTTTGCAGCGTGGCATCGTCTATTGCGCCACCGATGAACGGCTGAATAATTTTGAAAGCCAGCTGATCGTAGGGTAAATCGCGCCAGCTTCGAATGGTCTCTAACGAATAATGCGGTAACGTTTCTGGTACATATAAACCACCATCACTGGCTAAACCAGTGAGTAACACATCTTCAAATTCTAATGCCGGTGCTTGGCCACGCGTACTGATATATTTCAAAATTTTACTCTCACTGTTATGAGTCTAAACGTTCAACACGAATACGAACAACTTTTTCAGGTACAGAAGCTAGCGCTTCGATGGCTGCTATTGCACTGTTCATTTGACGCTCTTTAACGGGTTGCGTTAATAATACCAACGGCACTAGTTCGGCGTCATCTGGGGCTTCTTTTTGGATGATCGCTTCCATATTAATGCCATGTTTGCTCAAGGTGTCGGCAATTCTTGCCATCTGCCCGACTTCGTCTTTTACAGAAATATGCAAATAATAAGACGTTGTGAAATCGTCTGGCGCTAACACTGGCAAATCTTTAGTGACGGTACTAAAACCTAAGTGCGGCACAAGCCCAGGGCTGTCGATATCACGTGCTATGTCAACGATATCGGCAATCACGGCAGAAGCCGTTGCTTCAGCACCCGCACCCGCTCCGTGATACATGGTTGGACCAACAGCATCACCGATCACGAGAACAGCATTTAAAACACCATCTACATTGGCCAGCAAACGCTTGTTTGGAATTAACGTTGGATGAACTCGCATTTCCAAGCCTTCATCGGTTCGGCGGGCAATGCCTAAATGCTTAATATTGTAGCCAAGCTCTTCGGCAAACTGCACATCTTCTCTGGTAATTTTGGTAATGCCTTCGGTATATACTTTATCGAACTGTAACGACACACCAAACGCATTGGCCGCTAAAATGGCAAGCTTATGCGCGGCATCTATGCCTTCTACGTCAAAAGTAGGGTCGGCTTCGGCATAGCCGAGCTCTTGGGCCTCTTTAAGTACATCTTCAAAGGCGCGTCCTTTTTCTGACATTTCCGATAAAATAAAGTTACCGGTACCGTTAATGATTCCCGCTAACGACTCTATTTGGTTGGCCACTAAACCTTCACGAATGGCTTTGATAATAGGAATACCGCCAGCCACGGATGCTTCATAGGCAACCACAACGCCTTTGGCTTCGGCTGCGGCAAAAATTTCATTGCCATGAACGGCGATAAGAGCTTTGTTGGCCGTAACCACGTCTTTACCGTTTTCTATAGCGGTTAACACAAGGTCTTTAGCTACGGTTGTGCCGCCAATGGTTTCAACAATAATATGCACATCAGGATCTTTGACGACATCGAAAATATCGCGAGAGACTTTTACTTGCGATGTATCGCAAGCAGGGTTATCGCGGCGTGCTCCAATGTGTGTAATCTTAACTGATCGACCGGCTCTGCGGGCAATTTCATCTAAATTGCGCTGAATGACATTAAACGTACCTGCACCAACGGTGCCTAAACCACATATACCTACATTTACCTGTTTCAAAACTCGCCTCTTTAGCGCAGATGATGACAATTATGAATGCGAACAGTACTGAAGCCCACCGCCTAGGTCAACGAGCAGCGCCGTGAAATAACGGCTTTTTTGACGTTTGTCTGGTGACGATTTCGCAACATCCCATTTCAGGGTTAATTTGCTTACTAAACGGTCTACATTGCTGTTTCTGGTTATTTTAAAAAGGTGGCAAGAATCGCCTAATCCGAGATGGTGAAAAAAGGGACGCCGTAAACCCATCCATGGGGGCTCGTCATTGGCACCCATGCCAATGAACGCCCGATTTTCACCATCTCGGATTAGGCTTAGAAAATTGGTTAATCTATATAAGCGCTTACGAAACACCCTTTTAAAAACAAAAAAGGCCGCCCGTGGGCAGCCTTTTTAGTGAAGAAATCAAACAGCGATTAAGCGTTTGCTTTCTTACCTGGGATCTTCTCTTTAATACGAGCAGAACGACCAGAACGCTCACGCAAGTAGTAAAGCTTAGCTTGACGTACAGCACCACGGCGCTTAACTTCAATGCTGTCTACTAATGCAGAGTAAGTCTGGAAAGTACGCTCAACACCTACGCCATTCGAGATTTTACGAACGGTAAATGCAGAGTTAACTCCACGGTTACGACGAGCAATTACAACACCTTCATAGGCCTGTAGACGCTCACGGTCACCTTCTTTTACTTTAACCTGTACAACCACAGTGTCACCTGGGCCAAAGGCTGGTATTTCTTTTTTAATCTGTTCAGCTTCAATTTGCTGAATAATCAAATTTTTGTTGCTCATGATTCAGCTCCTGATCAGTCGCGTGAGCGTTGTTGCTCACTTTCAAATTCATCTAAAAGAGTCAGCTGTTCTTTCGAAAGCTGGCGACCTTCCAGTAAGTCGGGTCGTCTTTGCCTTGTCCGGCCTAGCGCTTGTTTTGCTCGCCATCTACGAATATTTTCGTGATGTCCGCTTAACAGTACTTCCGGCACACCTTTATCATCGAGTACTTCTGGTCGAGTATAGTGGGGACAATCCAATAAGCCATCAAAAAAAGAATCTTCAACCGATGATAAGTCATGCCCTAGTACACCAGGAACCATGCGACTGATAGCATCCATAAAGGTTAGCGCTGCCAGTTCACCGCCACTGAGAACAAAATCCCCAAGTGACCACTCTTCATCAATATCTGTTTCAATCAACCGTTCATCTATTCCCTCGTAACGACCACAGACAAATATCAAATGTTCGTTTTGAGACAACTCCATAACGCCTTGTTGATCGAGTTTTCGCCCTTGAGGTGACATATAAATCACCTTTGCTTTACCTTTGCTGCTGGCTTTCGCCGCAGAGATGGCATCGCGCAATGGCTGAACCTTCATCAACATACCGGGACCACCGCCAAAAGGCCGATCGTCTACGGTACGGTGCTTGTCGTGGGTAAAATCGCGAGGATTCCAACAATTTGCTGAAATGAGCCCTTGCTTTACCGCTCGACCCGTAACGCCATACTCTGTAAATGATTCAAACATTTCAGGGAACAACGTAACTAAACCAAACGTCAGTGCAGGTTGATCTACACCTTCTTCTTTCAAAACTCTGGATCCCAATCTACTGTCATTTCACCTTTTCCAAGGTCAATCTCTAGCAAAAATTGGTCAACATACGGTATTAAGCGTTCCCGCTTATCAATGCTATTTGCATTGCCTTTCACAACGATAACGTCGTTCCCAGGACCGGCTG from Reinekea marina includes the following:
- the trmD gene encoding tRNA (guanosine(37)-N1)-methyltransferase TrmD, with translation MTFGLVTLFPEMFESFTEYGVTGRAVKQGLISANCWNPRDFTHDKHRTVDDRPFGGGPGMLMKVQPLRDAISAAKASSKGKAKVIYMSPQGRKLDQQGVMELSQNEHLIFVCGRYEGIDERLIETDIDEEWSLGDFVLSGGELAALTFMDAISRMVPGVLGHDLSSVEDSFFDGLLDCPHYTRPEVLDDKGVPEVLLSGHHENIRRWRAKQALGRTRQRRPDLLEGRQLSKEQLTLLDEFESEQQRSRD
- the rplS gene encoding 50S ribosomal protein L19, which codes for MSNKNLIIQQIEAEQIKKEIPAFGPGDTVVVQVKVKEGDRERLQAYEGVVIARRNRGVNSAFTVRKISNGVGVERTFQTYSALVDSIEVKRRGAVRQAKLYYLRERSGRSARIKEKIPGKKANA
- the thrC gene encoding threonine synthase: MKYISTRGQAPALEFEDVLLTGLASDGGLYVPETLPHYSLETIRSWRDLPYDQLAFKIIQPFIGGAIDDATLQTMLTETYAGFGHKAVAPLAQLDHNEYVLELFQGPTLAFKDFALQLLGRLLDHVLTKRNEKAVIIGATSGDTGSAAIEGCKHSDHLDIFIMHPNNRVSEVQRKQMTTIKGDNVFNLAVEGNFDDCQSMVKACFADQAFLKGERRLVAVNSINWARIMAQVVYYFYASLNLGGPDREMAFSVPTGNFGDIFAGYLAKKMGLPVKQLIVATNQNDILHRTISQNKYEKLPLAHTLSPSMDIVVSSNFERLLFDVYGREGSALANLMDKMNVETVELDLEKMASVRETFDSHAVNDSTTCDTIKEVYDDTGYLLDPHTAIGVKAARECRRDANVPMITLGTAHPVKFTEAIEKAGLETPALPHHLSDLFEREERYDVIANELHALQAYVVKHVFSE
- the recJ gene encoding single-stranded-DNA-specific exonuclease RecJ — translated: MSKLNNLSIGGFEIRTRHASDESHQVHQNPLLNRLYLARGVESANQLEDSLTTLLPWQSLKDIHKAADLLQQAKAEHWKVLIVGDYDTDGATSTALAMLGLTEMGLNVNYLLPNRFEYGYGLSPEIVDLALQQSPDLIVTVDNGIASLEGVAKAKAANVKVLITDHHLAAATLPNADAIVNPNQPNCNFESKAACGCTVMFYVLIALRATLRDQGVQPLPNLGKWLDLVALASVADVVPLDANNRKLVQQGIKRIRQGQCRPGIRALFDVAGKDWRQAKSLDMGFVVGPRLNAAGRLDDMTIGVQCLLTENDHEAREIAQQLQDFNVERRQIEQSMVADAQSYLDDINISAPPSGLVLCHNDWHEGVIGILASRVKEKIHRPVIAMAPADNGTLKGSARSIPGVHLRDALDWVSKKNANILIKFGGHAMAAGLTIREESLEEFRSLFEQSIHALADPEALQAHLWTDGPLQETDLNLHQALNLEQAGPWGQAFPEPQFYGEFTIVSQRIVGERHLKLVVKTGQQEIDGIAFNIDTEEWPTNAKQLIGVYQLSCNRFRGQETLQLMFSKIEAR
- a CDS encoding homoserine dehydrogenase → MKQVNVGICGLGTVGAGTFNVIQRNLDEIARRAGRSVKITHIGARRDNPACDTSQVKVSRDIFDVVKDPDVHIIVETIGGTTVAKDLVLTAIENGKDVVTANKALIAVHGNEIFAAAEAKGVVVAYEASVAGGIPIIKAIREGLVANQIESLAGIINGTGNFILSEMSEKGRAFEDVLKEAQELGYAEADPTFDVEGIDAAHKLAILAANAFGVSLQFDKVYTEGITKITREDVQFAEELGYNIKHLGIARRTDEGLEMRVHPTLIPNKRLLANVDGVLNAVLVIGDAVGPTMYHGAGAGAEATASAVIADIVDIARDIDSPGLVPHLGFSTVTKDLPVLAPDDFTTSYYLHISVKDEVGQMARIADTLSKHGINMEAIIQKEAPDDAELVPLVLLTQPVKERQMNSAIAAIEALASVPEKVVRIRVERLDS
- a CDS encoding OmpA family protein; the protein is MKPIERGSVGNIEDYTRQQDEVDRLRSLVLGDEYQEALESLLSKESDEDRVANVVSEAIKKRSKQDDSVTRSLAPIVDSALKTSIDENPNRIINVIFPILGPAVRRAVSVALADMFQSLNSILEQSLNIKSFWWRFKANRAGIPYAQYVLLNSLKFRVEQVLLVHRETGLLLNHVAQPEIQTQDPELVSSMLTAILDFITDSFEQDRSGTLEGIRFGEFQLHISAGPDVIIAAAVRGIVSEQVRITLDEASEQIQAGFAQEIETFNGDLDPFSETHTILKACLLSQALEVEKKPKIPFAAIVVLLITVGLIVNSVYTQYIYSQEYQRIITILKLEPGYALVSHERAGDLITGSLLRDPMSRLVSSVSKDISSDLMQLSLDEQIVYFQLPENAGSVESVDVSESIQTLLSNFDQVKAFEQNGELRLSGIISQESLKKIMSSAEFNDFYNRVDFSDVTILQAENLAKASITQSDQYQQLIQEVGSVSFYFLPSSLALTQESQVELLRLVKNLKQLNSLHTDYGFPAFELLIVGFADSQGSVDANQRISQLRASHVKDMLVENGVDSTLIVSWGFGHVDGSELSADSQRRVSVSLYSELESDVVKGIQ